One Hordeum vulgare subsp. vulgare chromosome 4H, MorexV3_pseudomolecules_assembly, whole genome shotgun sequence DNA window includes the following coding sequences:
- the LOC123446291 gene encoding sacsin-like — translation MKAPFQGTLFRFPLRNAEQASSSRLSRQVYTEDDILSLFAQLYEEAVYNLLFLKNVLALEMYVWEPDMSEPKIVYSCALRSQDGKFSWHRQALIRFSGTSIESIEQKIYAFSMEFVSEAFLGNKFEKKSHTYFMVQGMASALSKIGIFATHAAKEYDFHLLPWASVAACISKVEPKLDILDRFTVSAVTITKGTSLGRRRKLDTRAI, via the exons ATGAAAGCGCCATTTCAAGGAACCTTGTTCCGTTTCCCTTTGAGGAATGCTGAGCAAGCATCCTCTAGCCGGTTATCAAGACAAGTGTACACGGAGGATGATATCTTATCTCTTTTCGCTCAACTCTATGAAGAAGCTGTATACAACTTGCTTTTTCTTAAAAATGTCCTCGCGCTTGAAATGTATGTGTGGGAACCTGATATGAGTGAGCCAAAAATAGTATACTCTTGTGCCTTACGATCACAGGATGGCAAATTTTCATGGCATCGCCAAGCTCTAATCAGGTTCTCTGGCACTTCTATTGAATCCATTGAGCAGAAGATATACGCATTCTCTATGGAATTTGTATCGGAGGCATTCCTAGGGAACAAGTTTGAGAAAAAGAGCCATACCTATTTTATGGTACAGGGAATGGCATCTGCATTAAGTAAAATAGGTATTTTTGCAACTCATGCTGCCAAGGAATATGATTTTCACCTACTGCCCTGGGCTTCTGTTGCTGCTTGCATCTCCAAAGTGGAGCCTAAG ctagatattttggacaggttcaccgtttcagcggtGACAATTACAAAGGGTACAtcactagggcggaggcggaaattagatacgcgcgctatctag
- the LOC123446292 gene encoding sacsin-like: MLLEDFGQRVDLTRRIREVLANYPEGTTALRELIQNADDAGASRVRLCLDLRAHGASSLLAPALAQWQGPALLAHNDAAFTDDDFASISRIGGSKKASQAWKTSRFGVGFNSVYHLTNLPSFVSGKYVVMFDPQGTYLPNVSAQILESA; this comes from the exons ATGCTGCTGGAGGACTTCGGGCAGCGGGTGGACCTCACGCGGCGCATCCGCGAGGTGCTGGCCAACTACCCGGAGGGCACCACCGCGCTGCGGGAGCTCATCCAGAACGCCGACGATGCCGGGGCCTCGCGGGTCCGCCTCTGCCTCGACCTCCGCGCCCACGGCGCCTCCTCGCTGCTCGCCCCGGCGCTCGCGCAGTGGCAGGGCCCCGCCCTGCTTGCCCACAACGACGCCGCCTTCACCGACGACGACTTCGCCAGCATCTCCCGCATCGGCGGCAGCAAGAAGGCCTCCCAGGCATGGAAGACCAGCCGCTTCGG CGTTGGTTTCAACTCGGTGTACCACTTGACCAACTTGCCATCGTTCGTGAGTGGCAAGTATGTTGTCATGTTTGATCCTCAGGGCACTTACCTTCCAAATGTGTCGGCTCAAATCCTGGAAAGCGCATAG